Proteins encoded by one window of Terriglobales bacterium:
- a CDS encoding DUF1385 domain-containing protein, producing MKLLRQFVRLLAMAQLLPALESGEETLVGGQAVLEGVMMRSPHAWGIAVRKSNGQVMSHSELLDRPSEKHKWMGWPVVRGVVTLGQAMALGFRALRYSANVALDEMPVNEEGKTIQLSGWMVAANAILSVAFFIFMYKFLPLVAATELKRVSPAFGNQIVFNLVDGAIRIGLFLLFIWATSLWGDIRRVYQYHGAEHKTVFAFEAHDPMEVEAIQKYSTFHPRCGTSFLMTVMLISILIYTLVPVTTFWARFGIRIALLPVIAGISYEIIRFAAKHRGSLFAIMTAPGLWLQRITTQPPDNSQVECAMVALDQAMELEAQRGGQLVLA from the coding sequence ATGAAGTTACTACGTCAATTCGTGCGCCTGCTGGCTATGGCGCAGCTTCTGCCAGCCCTGGAAAGTGGAGAGGAGACCCTCGTCGGTGGCCAAGCCGTGCTGGAGGGCGTGATGATGCGCTCGCCGCATGCCTGGGGGATTGCCGTCCGCAAGAGCAATGGGCAAGTCATGTCGCACTCAGAGCTGCTGGACCGCCCCTCGGAGAAGCACAAATGGATGGGATGGCCGGTGGTGCGCGGCGTAGTCACGCTGGGTCAGGCGATGGCGCTGGGTTTCCGCGCCTTGCGTTATTCGGCCAATGTGGCGCTGGACGAGATGCCGGTCAATGAAGAGGGCAAAACCATTCAGCTCAGCGGATGGATGGTGGCCGCCAACGCAATTCTGTCAGTGGCGTTTTTCATTTTCATGTACAAGTTCCTTCCGCTGGTGGCGGCCACGGAGCTGAAGCGGGTTTCGCCCGCGTTCGGCAACCAGATCGTGTTTAACCTGGTGGATGGCGCCATCCGCATCGGACTTTTTCTGCTGTTCATCTGGGCAACGTCTCTTTGGGGCGATATCCGGCGCGTGTATCAATATCATGGCGCCGAGCACAAGACCGTGTTCGCCTTCGAGGCCCATGATCCCATGGAGGTGGAAGCGATCCAGAAGTATTCGACCTTCCATCCCCGCTGCGGCACCAGTTTCCTGATGACGGTGATGCTGATCTCGATTTTGATCTACACCCTCGTTCCGGTGACGACTTTCTGGGCGCGGTTTGGGATCCGCATTGCGCTGCTGCCGGTGATCGCGGGAATTTCCTATGAGATCATCCGTTTCGCGGCCAAGCACCGGGGTTCGCTGTTTGCCATCATGACGGCTCCTGGCCTGTGGCTGCAGCGAATCACCACCCAGCCGCCTGATAACTCTCAGGTGGAGTGCGCCATGGTTGCCCTCGATCAGGCGATGGAGTTGGAAGCCCAGCGCGGCGGCCAGTTGGTACTTGCCTAG